CTGTACTCCTAATTCCCAACTTCCCATCAGCAAGGCTAGCTATGAGACATCAGCTACCCGCAAAAATGGTGGATGCGGCGCCGGGGAGTCAAATCGCAGTAGGCCACGTTTCTCCGGCCGCGTCTCCTGGTTCCGATCCGACCGACGTGGCCTCCTCCACAGACCGACACGTCAGCCTCCAAGGCCCTGGCTCCAAAGCTTTCTAGAAGGTTCCGGCCACTTCCCGGCCAGGGATTCGCCGTCCCAATCCAGCGGCCCGCCGCACGCCACGTGTCCGCGGGCCCGGCCACGTCGGCGTCCGACGTGGTGCCCCCGGCCCCGAAGAAACTGATACGCCCAAATCTCGCAGCTCACAGCCTCACGCTCGGAAAGCAAGTGGCCGCCGCTTCCCCACCCCCCCAACCAAACCAACGCGCTGCTGCGCCTCGCCTTCCTGTGGCCGCCGCGAGGCCGAGAGCGATCgagacggagacggaggcggagacggcggagaGGCTAGTGGAGGaatcggcgccggcggcgggtacGGAGAGGCCGAGGGTTCCCGAGGAGATgaacggccgcggcggcggcggcggcggaggtggggaAGGAGGGGCGGTGGTGGGACCGGGAGGCGAGGAgcagatggagatggaggaggacggcgccggcggcggccgcccgcAGGCTGCGGGGAAGGAGCGGGTGGTGCTTATGTGGGGGTACCTACCCGGCGTCTCTCCGCAGCGGTCCCCGCTGCTCGGGCCCGTGCCCGTCAGGCtacccgcggcggcgggcggcgatggGTGGAGGGACGtgtgcggcggcgggtgcggcTTTGCGATGGCCATCTCCGGTGACGTCccgcgctctcctcctccttgctcCGCTCGTGCTCCGTTGCTCTCGATTCGTTGGTTTTGTTTCGGGTGGGGAGTAGTAGATCTACTTCGATTCTTACCATGACCGTGGTGGATTGTTGATAGTAATAGTTATTTAACTTGTTGAAAGTTTGTGGACTATAGTACACGAGAGGTTTACGGGGCATTATAGTTTTTTGGATTGGCGACGATTTTTTCTTACGACTGCATTTTTTGGGCACATTTGAATTAGTTGACTGTGATGTACTTACATTTGAAGCGGAGGTCCAATTTTGCGCAACTTGGTGCGGCAAGTCTGAACTCGGGGGTTGTCCGCTTGGTCCATTTGTGTTGTAGTTACAACCATTTCATAGCGTTGAGCGAATGTGTGAAATGGGGATTGTTTATCGACAGCCATATATTAAAAGAAGATGAATATAATGGTGaaatttgttaaaataaaGTGTATCTATGAATTTCATGAGACCTTATTCCCAAAAGGATCGAATAAAAGTTGTGCGACTGATGAGAGGTGAAAAAATGACCTCATATCATATTCTTAGTTATAATTCTTTATGTTCGGTTGAACGTGATGGGAATTCGAGCTTTTGTTGGACccacaaaataatttgatgtACCAAATCATTGTGTTTGAATTCATTGCATTAGTTCAGGAGATTGTATGTGCTCAGTGATATGCCAATAGAaacgatatttttttcctgcaaCTTTATGTAATCAGTTGCTCACTGTGTTCGAGATGAACTTTATACTGAACTGGATTTTCCATTTGGTTCAGAGTCTGGTAAACTCCTCACTTGGGGTTCTGCTGATGATATGGGCCAAAGCTACGTTACTGCTGGGAAGCATGAGGTAAAAATGCTACCGTATTTATTCTTAATGCTCTCCTCTTCACATCAAGCGGAGAGAAtctaagggtgtgtttgggtACTTCGCAGGAAACTCCAGAAGCTTTTCCACTTCCTAGCGACGTGGCAATAGTGAGAGCTGATGCTGGATGGGCTCATTGTGTTGCAATAACTGGTATACTACTTGTTGAACTTGCACACACCGCACTTTAGGATAGCAAGAGTTGACATTTTAGTGTTAGTAGTCATTTCATAAATGTCATGCTGGACCAGATGAAGGTGATGTCTATACATGGGGTTGGAAAGAATGTGTTCCAACAGGAAGGGTCATTTCTGACCAATCTTCAGGTGGAACTTtggaaaaagatgaaaaacagAGTGCAATTGCCGCTGAACAAGGTGGTGATGATTACTCCCTACCTTGTCTCATTTCTGCATAAAAAGTATAAGCTTCTCTACATCAATTGTTTTCAGATATAACAAAGGAAACTCCATTACAGTGAGCCCCAGGTCGCAGGTGTCTAGGACAAGTAGCGGAGCAGCATCTGGTCCTTCTGAAAGTAGAGGTACTGATGATAGCACAAAAAGACGAAGGTTGTCTTCAACCAAACATGCACCGGAAAGTTCAACATCAAGTGATGAAACCCTTTCAGCACCTCCTTGTGTAGTGACTTTTAATACTGGAGTGAAAATAACAGCAGTAGCTGCTGGTGGCCGTCATACATTAGCACTATCAGGTAGCCTACATTTTGCACTAGCACTATGGCACTACATTTATTTGGCTAGGGAACTTTGCTgattaaaactaaatattttctcGAAAGCTTCAGATTTAGGCCAAGTATGGGGTTGGGGCTATGGAGGAGAAGGGCAATTAGGCCTGGGTTCTAGAATCCGGACAGTTTCCTCTCCACATCCTATACCGTGCATTGAATCAGCATCATATGGCAAAGATCGACCAGCAGCTATAAAAGGCAACAAAGCTGCTGAAGCTCAGATCAGCAAAGTCATGGGAAATTGCGTGAAGGCTATTGCATGTGGAGGTCGCCACAGTGCTGTAGTAACAGGTAACTTCTTTCTTTCAAGCACATTTTGGAACCTTTTATCCTACACATTTGAAGATGATATAGACCATATTATGATCTTGAGGAGGCATGTGTCAATAGCTCAGTTGTGgcacatttttgttttgtggaAGACAGCAGATACTTTCAAACTGGTAGTTTCAGTTTGCTTTGATACAGTGTAAAGTCATGTTTTGTGATGTATTACGAATTTACAAAAATTGAGAACACATTTAATAATTGGTGATTAGAGGCAATAATAAGGTGCATTGATTGCTTGGACAATATCTACTGTAGTCGACTTGTAACTACCTACAAACTTATGTATACGAGATTTCCTCTGTATAAGCACCAAAGAATATGTGCCAAAGAGGCTACTTTTTAAATCCAGGGGATGTGCAAGCCTAATAATCAAAACTGCATATCTAAGATAAGTTACTTCTAGGAGGGATTTCAGTTCAAACCAAAATATTAACAATTGTTCAGCATGTCCGTATCTTTTTATGAATTCCAACCTGTTTTTACACGACAACACAGAGCCCTAATTTTTGCCATCACTTTTAACGGGTAATCCTTGCTTGCAGATTCAGGAGCGGTACTTACATTCGGATGGGGACTGTATGGGCAGGTTAGTGCTTCTTCTATCTTAGTACACCAATTGGACCAGAGTTGTTTTGAGATTTCAACATTGAGCATCTCATGCATGATTAAACACATACAAGTAGTTGGGAAACGGAATATGTATCCAGGGGATGGAGAAATATATGGTTTGCATTGTGTAATCCAACTGCAGATTCAACATGACCAGGCATTGAATAGAGTTGTTTGCACTTGGTTTTGAACTAAACTAGTAGACGTCAAACTTGTGCTAAttccaatttaattttatttctattcaATAAGTAGTTCCCTTGAAAGTTTGGATATCACACTCTCTCTTCAACTTTGGTATCTTCCATAATAGTGATAATTATGTTGTGTGCTAACTCACTTGAGTTGTGCTattttgatatgatatattttatagtttttctgttttgaaatttttgcgTGCGATCACCAAAAGACCTGTTGCGATGATGCTCttaattattgcgcaatttaTTCAGTGTGGACAAGGAAACACAGATGATGTTTTAAGTCCAACATGTGTATCGTCTATCCTCGGAGTCAAGATGCAAGACATTGGTGCAGGATTATGGCACACTGTGTGCACATCCATAGATGGCGATGTCTATTCCTTCGGAGGCAATCAGTTCGGGCAGCTGGGCACTGGTTCTGATCAAGCTGAGGTACAAATTCTATTCCTGTTCAATGTTAATGTAACTACATAAAGTTAGGTTTAAGGAAAATAGCTACATTTAATACAACGGTTGCCTCCCAAAATGCACTTAGTTTTCTGAGGTGTAAGTTTAACCTATAAATGATAACCATAAACTATTGCATTTGTTATGCAGACTGTACCAAAACTGGTAGACGCCTCAAGCTTGGAGAATAAGAATGCACGAACTGTTTCTTGTGGAGCTCGTCATAGTGCAATAATAACTGGTACCCTTtactgtacttttttttttccttggaaGGAATCTGCTGTCCTATATGTATAGCATAACTGCATCTTAATAAAAGCTATTTTTCCATGCTTATTTAAATCAGGAAAATGATTCTGGGGAAACGGAGACTGATGTGTTACTGTCAAGTCCCTTGCGTAGTATGTTAGTTCGGTTTCTTTTATATTCTGAAGGGATTACAGAAACCCAATTGTCCAATCAAGGCCCTTTAGGGCTTGTTGGAGAAGCAAAAATTAGAGCCAATAGTATTTTAGTTTACGCTGTCTGCTAGATGAATGCACTGACTACTGAGCCTGCCTCCCATCCAAGTGAGTCCTATGGGATCCTCACTTCCTACATATCCGATGTCTAATAATAGTATTTCCTACGTATCCGATGTCTAATAATAGTATCTCTAGTTATTGGCACATGAATTAACAGTAAATTTATGGGTcatgagataaaataaaatatatcttagGTTTGGGGGTATGCTTGGAATTCTACGACAAGCTATCACTAGATAAcaagtactctctccgttcgaaaattccaaaatataagtatttctatatTGTTTAGCAGATATTAAGTTAAGGAGAAAAGAGAAATGAATGGTGTGGGaataaaataggaaaaattaaatgagttaTAATTAATGTGATAAGTAGTATTGTGAATAAtgctagaaatgtttatatgttgACAGTTTTAGATCCtagaataacttatattttagaacagaggaAGCACAATTGAATGATGATATTTGTCATCCCTGTCTATTGTCGAAACATGCAAGTCGAAAGCGGTGTTCCTGGTCTAACATCTAGTAACAAAGTGTGGTGACATTTATGCAGATGAAGGCGAGGTCTTCTGCTGGGGATGGAATAAGTACGGACAGGTGGGTATCTCTGATCTGCActtggagaagaaaaaggagaaaccGTTTtgtagtttctttctttttatttaacattgaGTTACGCGTGCAGCTCGGTCTCGGTGATTCCATGGACAGAAACGTGCCTTGCAGTGTTCCTGTCGACGCATACCACCCACTGAATGTGTCGTGCGGTTGGTGGCACACCTTGGTGCTCGCGGAGTCCCCTACTTAAAAACCTGACGGCGAAGGAACTCCCGTAGTTGACAATTTTGTTAGGAGTCTGGTAGGCTTATCAAGGTGCGGCTGTGCTGCATTTCGTGTACATACATCGCAATGCATGCAGATATGGTGTATCCATTCTTTCCGGTGCGCTCTTCAACGGGCAACGTACACAACCTTGTATCGCACCGTGTATAAAGTTTAGTAGGAATTGCCTGTAATGCTTGTGCTTGAGAGTGCATGTGGTCATCAGGTGATGATTATACGTCGTCCACATTAATCTTTCGGTTCCAGTGGCGATATGAAGACACTAACCAGAATGCTGACAACGCCCCGCTATAGAAGTAGCGACTGAAGCATGGTCTTTCATAAATTTCTGATCATTTGTTCAAATCCTTGTGAATCTGACGGCCATTTCGAAGGTGCGTtcttcgtaaaaaaaattgtaaaaaagttgcttaaaactatattaatccattttagcTAATGCTTAACTGATCGTCTTGGTCAGAATTTACATGCTACCACGGCCTTTTTTCGTCCTTTGCATCGATTCAATTGAAGACAGCAAAGGCTAAATTGTGATTTGGGACGGGCACCATGGTCAGTATATTAGGcgacattttctttttatcatttagataattaaattatgagtTGTAGCAGCAACACGATACCACAATATGGGTTCTAAACTATATAGGAAcaacaaaaacgaaaaatgcTGCCCCGTTcgcaaaaaaatcatttatgtACAACGAGGGGGTCAGCTACAGCGATCAACGAATACTACTAATAAGGTTAcacatgagctcctggatgaGGCTGTCGCGAACAATCTGTCAGTCAGCAAATTCTTTCCTTTAAAGAACACGAGCATCCATCTTTTGCCCGTAGATGCTCATACATTTATTGTGCTTCCATTTGCTAGCAATCCTCAAGTTAGATACTAATGCCACGCTGTATGAAATGTCCTAGAACCTGCACTGAAACATTCAAAtgattacaaaaaaaatgtaacagGTGTGAACAATAAGATCAAAAGATGAACAAATTTTGTCGCATAGCTCTACCCCAAATAATGCCCAATATATGAATCAGTACCAGGTGACAGAAGGAAATACCAGAATGTTGACTAGTACCTATTAATTGAAAAGCTACGGtaattacataaaaagaaGCTTCTGTCTTCTGACTTCACctttatgcattatttaagATACCAAGGCAATTGTGCAAACACTAGTATTTATGTTCATTGGTCAAAATACCTTAGATAATTTCATTTATCATTCCACTAAGgggctaaaaatatatttttgtaacatGCAAATTCCAAACGCAGTATAccatcacaaattcacaattcTGATGAAGCATTTGTTAAActaagaaaaagaacaaatcTATCTGCTAACAGACTTACATGGATTTTCCATTTTCCTTTCACTGATGAGGCATGATACTTAGAAACGGGGCACTTTTGACAGAGGCCCCATTGTGGACATTGGTGAAGGCTCAGTGACTGGGGCTCTTGTTTGATGGTTGCCAACTGAATTGTTAATTATCAGTTTATTGCCTGTGCTTCTAATACCAGCTGATTCACATTCTGGTTGCGGAGGGTCAACTGTTGTGGCCTTCACCTGATGCCAATATGTGACATGCTGAGATGGTGAGGATAAaagcaatgataaaaatagaagagctagttctatttcaaaattttaaacagaCGGCATTCCAttctattttttcataatCAAACAAGCAACAGAAATGGAAATTAAAATGTTCCTCTTATgaagtaaattttagaaagcACTAGATCATACTTTGAATGAAACTGATTACCACAATACgttcaaagtaaaaaaaaaacaaatacccAAACACAacaaattctttttttctagGTGCACATGAACTTAAGATGAAGAAAAAACagtttcacaaaaaaattataagtgaacAAACAGCATGTCTTAGTCTTACAGAATGTCTTTGCGGATTCTTATCCTCCCTCAAGTAACCAGGAACAGATAAATTCCAATTTTTCTCtgcatgaaaatatattcGGATTAAATAAGCACATAAAGTTGATTTCATCACATCAGAGAGGCGTTATCAACCTAGGTGCAGCAATACATCCTTGGCTTCCAGGACTGATGATTTCCGATGCTTTGCAAGGGTACATGCAAATGCAGTCACCTGCAACAAATAGAAAAGGTCAGTTGATACAAGTTTTGTTCATCTGGTAAAGAAGCAAAATCAGAAGCTCAAGGTGCTTTGATTCCGAATTACAGAGCATCACATTTTTCAACCAAATAGAACTTCACTGAGCAAGTGCACGGAGAAAGTATGATTTTACAAAGCCCAAACACATTACCGAATCAATGAAGTCATCAGCAATCTCCAAAAGCAAGTCTTCCACTTCTGGATCAACCTTTCCCAGGGGATCTACCTGTAATAGGAGTTCACAATTAAAAGACAGCAAAGTATCATTCAACTAAAGGGTCTGAAAAAGGGTATCATTCTAATATTTTAAGAATGCCAAAGATCATGATTCAGTCACACCACACCAGTGGAACAGAAGTTAATAAGAATGGACACAGAGAGAGGCTAAGTTGTTACCTGTGTAACCAAGTCTTGTATTTTTCTCTTCCCAAGAAGTTGGTTGGTTCCTTCTGCTCCTTGACTTGCACTTCCTCCAGTCATAGTTCCACCTGACATAGGAGTGCCTGGCTGTGATCCTGTCAGGTTCATGGACTTCTGGGAACCAGATGCTGATATCCTTGGAGATTGTTGTTGCTGAAGTTGTTGTAAaatgtgctgctgctgtaacATCTGGGTATTGAGATGCGGATGCTGCTGTTGAGTTTGTGCGATCTGTTGTTGACTCAATCCTGACTGCTGAAGTTGATGTATTAATAGCAACCTTTGCTGATTGTGAAATTGTTGGGGAGAAACAGGTGATGGCAATGATTGCATTTGTTTTAGCCATGCTGCCTGATGCTGTTTCTGAGACATTTGCACCATTGGCCCGTTTGTCGATGACCCAGGTAATTGTGAATTTAATGCAGCAATTGAGGCTGTTCTTGTCAAGCCTTGACCCGCAACCTTCTGATAAACAAATCAAGATAGAAAACTTAGCCACATAAACATGACAGGTGTTCCAACTTCCAAAAATTGATGTACACAACTCCAAAATATTGTAGCAAAATAAACACAGAATATCTGCAGTGCAAAATTAATAAACATGGATCTGATAACTcctaaaagaaaagggaaaaggatACGAAGTCTCAACACTCATGCAGTTTTTTCTACTACTTAAAAGGGAGTTGTCCACCGGGCGTAGCACGTTCCCACCTGCCCATCGTGTTTAACACGCTGCTGCATGAAAACCATCCCATCAAGCGTAGTGCAAAGGTAAGATGCACACCTGGGCCTGTGGCCTATGGATATGGCAGTCCTGCTATGGTCCATGGGCTATCTCAACTTAATAATCACTTGCTGGTTGTtagccaaataaaaaaaatatttaaccaaTCAAACTTGTACATAGCTTTAGTAAATTGGATTGCATCATGACATGGGCACCTTTTGTCAGCAACAGTTTCTGTGAGTTCCTGACTGTCATTCATCACATGTTTCACTTGACATTGCCAAAAACAATTCAGATTATTTcttataaatttgataaatattGTATGATTTGACGGTTGATACCACACTTGATTATATGCATTACCACTATTTCATAACCTGTTGCTAGGCATGGGCACCTTGTGTGGCCCTCACATGGCACGCAGcatgcaaccaaaaaaatttaaatggtttGTCAACAAAATAAGGGTTAAATCCTATGCTTTCTGCTTGATCTACACCCTGACCCATTTGCTTAGGCCCATGAAAGAAACAATCTCCACAAAATTCAATCCCTGTTGCAATGCACAGGCATCTTACTAGTAGTGGGCAAAAGGAAAGTTTTATAACACCCTGTGTGTAAAGATACGTCAGACTACTACCAAGAGATTGATATTGGCTTCCTTGATCAGTAACATGTTAATATATGCTCTTCAAAAAAGGAGCCTGGAAAAATTGCTGTGGCATTCACTAACACTAAAAGAACAATAAGGCTACGGAAAGATATAGAAATGAATATGAAAAGGTAAGGAGGGGGAAGAGTGCATCCTCTCTTgctccaaaaaaaatgataagggAAGGAGGTGAGTGCTGGAGAAGCAAAGACAATTCTTTCGCTTATAGAATTCAAGTACCTGTGGAGATAGTGTGCCTTGCTGTGATGTTTGCTGTGGCCTTATTTGTGCTTGTGCATGAGCAAAACGTTGTTGAGCATTATACGGAATAGTTCCATTTGGTCTGATCTGATTCATACCCAAATTGACTCCCATGGACTGCATACCATGTAACACTTGAGCCCCATTGGGAGTACCAAATTGTGCACCTTGCACTATGCCCTTTTGCCTTGGCTGCagtaaccaaacaaaaaagaacaattATGCTACTGATACAATCAGCTTGCAATAGCTACTTGTTTCATTAAACTTAAACATTTCCCCACCAATAACTATAATTTATAAGCAAAGGTAAAACTAGGAAGTATCCTTCTTCTTAATGGGTTCCATTCAAAAGAAGACATTTCATTAagaaattccaaatttaatacAGATATTTGATCTTTTGTGGTTGCGCCTGCAAATACTTCAAAAATAGAATGCTTTTTTCATCAGGGTTAACCTATCTTATTCTTTACAAAACGATcacaaatatttactaatggAAGGTATTAGAAGAAATGTAGATCAAATACACATCtatagtttttctttcttgtcatATGCACCCACACCCAAGATGTTACCTCCCTTGATGACATGAGACTACAAGAAAAGTCAAAATCGTTGAGGGATTTCAAAATTCTGGATCGAAGACACATCCTTTTGATCCATAATCAAATGGTAAACGCAAATTTTAACCATAGTTAGCATTCTGGTCAAATTGAATTGATTTTGTATCCACacccttccaaaaaaaatcaatttagaTAATTGATTCACTATGCGATGTTACAAAACTATTTCCAGGCATGATAAGTTACCCGGTTGAACTGAGAGAAAAGTTATAACCACAAGTAAACAAGACTAAAATTAAAAGCATATGTATTTCCTCCTAACTCCCTGGTCTTCATGATGACTACGTGCGAAATTAAGCTAACTCAAGCGTGCCTGAGACACCAAATTTACCTGCGCCATCATCTGTGACTGGAGTCCATAGTGCGCCGCAGATGCTGCGTTCCCCTGCGCTTGCAGAATCCCCAGCTGGCCCTGGCTAAGCATGGCCGCGCGAGCTGccagctgctgttgctgctgctgctgctgccccaCCTGTCCTCCACCACCCGAGAAGTTCATCTGACTGCCGTACATCCTGGCGGCCGCCGCAGCGTACTGTGGAAGCTGGCCGACAGCAGCCAGGCGGGAGGCCGAGCCGGAGCGGTGGATCTGACTGAAGCCTCCgggcccggccgccgcctgaCCGGGCGAAGCAGCCTGCATCTGCGGCGGACGCGGGGGGTAATCCATGGCCCCGGCTCCGGTGGCGGCCGGGTCGAGCTGCGGGGACGAGAGGTCGGAGACGTTGGGCGACGGGGGGATttggggagagaggagggggttAGGGTTGGGGTTTTGcggggtggaggcggcggcggcggcgagctgatCGGGctgcggcgaggcggtggcggccgcggACGGCGGATCCGCCATGTCGGGCGGGGTGTAGGGttccggcggcggaggcgtcggCCGGAGACGACGCGGGGTGGACGATTGCGCCGGGGTGCGGGGCAGGTACTGGTCCGTGGGGTAGTTTGACGTGTGCGGCGTGGTCTATTCCGGTTGAGTCAGGGAGGGTGGTGTTTGCTGCATTTGGGGTCACCGACAGGTTGGCCCCACGGATCCATTTAGCGGATAAGAGGTATCTGCTCCAGCGTTTGCTTTTCGTAACGTCATCCTCGACGTAAGTTTTATGGATACAATTAGAGTAAcgtattatctaaaaattttaaaattagaatAAAACACCCTTATCAAtacatagttttatttattattgttttctagattacatgcaagacacatGATGTCTAGGTAGCATTGTATAAAGGTTTTCATCTACATGAAGCTCATTctatctctcttcattaatattttgtcatatcatcaaaaatatttatatgacacATTATTTATTGACCATAAAACTCACATTAAAAGTGACcttaaaatttcatattttcgtTCACTACTCCAGGTTGATCTAGGAAACATGTCCGAGACTTCGAGCCATCCATCGTGACACAACTCACACGGATGCGGCATCAACCATCATGCTATTCAGACGCAGTGACCGTCCTACAAGATCAACCCGTTACACGTTGCCACAACCAGCGAGAAAAGCACGGCACGCAatcaacaaaatttgaattttcttgattttgttttttttgtttcattttagttttcacttatagttaatttaaggtttttttattttagtttatttttcagtcgtgcttttaaatcgctatatatatatattatctaaaaattatttttcgttttataaatatatattttgggttttttttcccttcaatTCATACGATCGCATCATCGCCGCCGATCGCTACCACTCCCACGATCAGGCGCGCGCTTCCCGGAGACCGGCAGTCTTGCCTTCCTTCCTTTCCGTGAACTCGGCCGCTCTCCCACGAGAAGCCGACGCGCTCCGCTCATCGTTGCGCCAAGGCAGGTTCGCGTCCAATCCTCGCTGAAACTCTCGCTGGGATGTCGGTATGCGCGTGGCCGTGGGAGACGAGCTAAACACCGCTTCCCGTCCGACTCGAGGGGGGCAGCCGTCGCGTGACGCCGTGGCAGTACACGGGTCGAGTCGTCGACAAGCCCAAAGATTTCACGTTCCAGCACAACGCACAAACCTTTCTCCGTTTCCACTCCCGCTGCTGGCCGGTGGCCAGAACTCGCGGGCCATATGCTTGCCGCTCCAACAGAACGCACACCTACCTGAGCCTGCTGCCTCGCGCGGTCAGCTAAAACTGCTGCTGCAAACTAAAGTTCGAAAGCACAA
This is a stretch of genomic DNA from Oryza brachyantha chromosome 1, ObraRS2, whole genome shotgun sequence. It encodes these proteins:
- the LOC102707629 gene encoding ultraviolet-B receptor UVR8 isoform X1 — translated: MNGRGGGGGGGGEGGAVVGPGGEEQMEMEEDGAGGGRPQAAGKERVVLMWGYLPGVSPQRSPLLGPVPVRLPAAAGGDGWRDVCGGGCGFAMAISESGKLLTWGSADDMGQSYVTAGKHEETPEAFPLPSDVAIVRADAGWAHCVAITDEGDVYTWGWKECVPTGRVISDQSSGGTLEKDEKQSAIAAEQVSPRSQVSRTSSGAASGPSESRGTDDSTKRRRLSSTKHAPESSTSSDETLSAPPCVVTFNTGVKITAVAAGGRHTLALSASDLGQVWGWGYGGEGQLGLGSRIRTVSSPHPIPCIESASYGKDRPAAIKGNKAAEAQISKVMGNCVKAIACGGRHSAVVTDSGAVLTFGWGLYGQCGQGNTDDVLSPTCVSSILGVKMQDIGAGLWHTVCTSIDGDVYSFGGNQFGQLGTGSDQAETVPKLVDASSLENKNARTVSCGARHSAIITDEGEVFCWGWNKYGQLGLGDSMDRNVPCSVPVDAYHPLNVSCGWWHTLVLAESPT
- the LOC102707629 gene encoding ultraviolet-B receptor UVR8 isoform X2 translates to MNGRGGGGGGGGEGGAVVGPGGEEQMEMEEDGAGGGRPQAAGKERVVLMWGYLPGVSPQRSPLLGPVPVRLPAAAGGDGWRDVCGGGCGFAMAISESGKLLTWGSADDMGQSYVTAGKHEETPEAFPLPSDVAIVRADAGWAHCVAITDEGDVYTWGWKECVPTGRVISDQSSGGTLEKDEKQSAIAAEQVSPRSQVSRTSSGAASGPSESRGTDDSTKRRRLSSTKHAPESSTSSDETLSAPPCVVTFNTGVKITAVAAGGRHTLALSDLGQVWGWGYGGEGQLGLGSRIRTVSSPHPIPCIESASYGKDRPAAIKGNKAAEAQISKVMGNCVKAIACGGRHSAVVTDSGAVLTFGWGLYGQCGQGNTDDVLSPTCVSSILGVKMQDIGAGLWHTVCTSIDGDVYSFGGNQFGQLGTGSDQAETVPKLVDASSLENKNARTVSCGARHSAIITDEGEVFCWGWNKYGQLGLGDSMDRNVPCSVPVDAYHPLNVSCGWWHTLVLAESPT
- the LOC102707913 gene encoding transcription initiation factor TFIID subunit 12b isoform X2; the encoded protein is MADPPSAAATASPQPDQLAAAAASTPQNPNPNPLLSPQIPPSPNVSDLSSPQLDPAATGAGAMDYPPRPPQMQAASPGQAAAGPGGFSQIHRSGSASRLAAVGQLPQYAAAAARMYGSQMNFSGGGGQVGQQQQQQQQLAARAAMLSQGQLGILQAQGNAASAAHYGLQSQMMAQPRQKGIVQGAQFGTPNGAQVLHGMQSMGVNLGMNQIRPNGTIPYNAQQRFAHAQAQIRPQQTSQQGTLSPQVAGQGLTRTASIAALNSQLPGSSTNGPMVQMSQKQHQAAWLKQMQSLPSPVSPQQFHNQQRLLLIHQLQQSGLSQQQIAQTQQQHPHLNTQMLQQQHILQQLQQQQSPRISASGSQKSMNLTGSQPGTPMSGGTMTGGSASQGAEGTNQLLGKRKIQDLVTQVDPLGKVDPEVEDLLLEIADDFIDSVTAFACTLAKHRKSSVLEAKDVLLHLEKNWNLSVPGYLREDKNPQRHSVKATTVDPPQPECESAGIRSTGNKLIINNSVGNHQTRAPVTEPSPMSTMGPLSKVPRF
- the LOC102707913 gene encoding transcription initiation factor TFIID subunit 12b isoform X1 yields the protein MADPPSAAATASPQPDQLAAAAASTPQNPNPNPLLSPQIPPSPNVSDLSSPQLDPAATGAGAMDYPPRPPQMQAASPGQAAAGPGGFSQIHRSGSASRLAAVGQLPQYAAAAARMYGSQMNFSGGGGQVGQQQQQQQQLAARAAMLSQGQLGILQAQGNAASAAHYGLQSQMMAQPRQKGIVQGAQFGTPNGAQVLHGMQSMGVNLGMNQIRPNGTIPYNAQQRFAHAQAQIRPQQTSQQGTLSPQKVAGQGLTRTASIAALNSQLPGSSTNGPMVQMSQKQHQAAWLKQMQSLPSPVSPQQFHNQQRLLLIHQLQQSGLSQQQIAQTQQQHPHLNTQMLQQQHILQQLQQQQSPRISASGSQKSMNLTGSQPGTPMSGGTMTGGSASQGAEGTNQLLGKRKIQDLVTQVDPLGKVDPEVEDLLLEIADDFIDSVTAFACTLAKHRKSSVLEAKDVLLHLEKNWNLSVPGYLREDKNPQRHSVKATTVDPPQPECESAGIRSTGNKLIINNSVGNHQTRAPVTEPSPMSTMGPLSKVPRF